One region of Sus scrofa isolate TJ Tabasco breed Duroc chromosome 3, Sscrofa11.1, whole genome shotgun sequence genomic DNA includes:
- the MRM2 gene encoding rRNA methyltransferase 2, mitochondrial isoform X1: protein MRSGGRGSWKPAWASLRLQRFHTAGRCRKGRTAAEHLWLARHLKDPFVKASKVESYRCRSAFKLLEMNERHRILRPGLRVLDCGAAPGAWSQVAVQRVNAAGTDATAPVGFVLGVDLLHILPLEGATFLCPADVTDPRTFQRIRDLLPGGKADVILSDMAPNATGIRGLDHDRLISLCLSLLDMAPDVLHPGGAFLCKIWAGSQSHRLQKRLTEAFQNTRTVKPAASRKESSELYLLATRYQGGRRGAL from the exons ATGCGGTCGGGTGGACGCGG GTCCTGGAAGCCGGCCTGGGCTTCTCTTCGGCTTCAAAGGTTCCACACGGCTGGGCGCTGCCGAAAGGGCCGGACCGCTGCGGAGCACCTGTGGCTGGCGCGACATCTGAAGGACCCGTTTGTGAAGGCTTCAAAGGTGGAAAGCTACCGGTGTCGCAGCGCCTTCAAGCTCCTGGAGATGAACGAGCGGCACCGGATCCTGCGGCCCGGCCTGCGGGTGTTAGACTGTGGGGCCGCCCCCGGCGCGTGGAGCCAGGTGGCTGTGCAGAGGGTCAACGCTGCGGGCACAG ACGCCACGGCTCCTGTTGGCTTTGTGCTCGGGGTCGATCTTCTTCACATCCTCCCCCTGGAAGGAGCCACTTTTCTGTGCCCTGCCGATGTGACCGACCCAAGAACCTTCCAGAGAATCCGGGACCTGCTCCCCGGTGGGAAAGCGGATGTGATTCTGAGTGACATGGCACCCAATGCCACTGGGATCCGGGGCCTGGACCATGATAGGCTCATCAGCCTGTGCCTGTCCCTGCTGGACATGGCCCCAGACGTCCTCCACCCCGGGGGGGCGTTCCTTTGTAAAATCTGGGCTGGCAGTCAGAGCCATCGGTTGCAGAAGAGACTGACAGAGGCATTCCAGAACACCAGGACTGTAAAACCCGCAGCCAGCAGGAAGGAGTCATCAGAGCTGTACCTCTTGGCCACACGGtaccagggagggaggaggggagctctGTGA
- the MRM2 gene encoding FtsJ RNA methyltransferase homolog 2 (The RefSeq protein has 1 substitution compared to this genomic sequence): protein MAGSWKPAWASLRLQRFHTAGRCRKGRTAAEHLWLARHLKDPFVKASKVESYRCRSAFKLLEMNERHRILRPGLRVLDCGAAPGAWSQVAVQRVNAAGTDATAPVGFVLGVDLLHILPLEGATFLCPADVTDPRTFQRIRDLLPGGKADVILSDMAPNATGIRGLDHDRLISLCLSLLDMAPDVLHPRGAFLCKIWAGSQSHRLQKRLTEAFQNTRTVKPAASRKESSELYLLATRYQGGRRGAL, encoded by the exons ATGGCGGG GTCCTGGAAGCCGGCCTGGGCTTCTCTTCGGCTTCAAAGGTTCCACACGGCTGGGCGCTGCCGAAAGGGCCGGACCGCTGCGGAGCACCTGTGGCTGGCGCGACATCTGAAGGACCCGTTTGTGAAGGCTTCAAAGGTGGAAAGCTACCGGTGTCGCAGCGCCTTCAAGCTCCTGGAGATGAACGAGCGGCACCGGATCCTGCGGCCCGGCCTGCGGGTGTTAGACTGTGGGGCCGCCCCCGGCGCGTGGAGCCAGGTGGCTGTGCAGAGGGTCAACGCTGCGGGCACAG ACGCCACGGCTCCTGTTGGCTTTGTGCTCGGGGTCGATCTTCTTCACATCCTCCCCCTGGAAGGAGCCACTTTTCTGTGCCCTGCCGATGTGACCGACCCAAGAACCTTCCAGAGAATCCGGGACCTGCTCCCCGGTGGGAAAGCGGATGTGATTCTGAGTGACATGGCACCCAATGCCACTGGGATCCGGGGCCTGGACCATGATAGGCTCATCAGCCTGTGCCTGTCCCTGCTGGACATGGCCCCAGACGTCCTCCACCCCGGGGGGGCGTTCCTTTGTAAAATCTGGGCTGGCAGTCAGAGCCATCGGTTGCAGAAGAGACTGACAGAGGCATTCCAGAACACCAGGACTGTAAAACCCGCAGCCAGCAGGAAGGAGTCATCAGAGCTGTACCTCTTGGCCACACGGtaccagggagggaggaggggagctctGTGA
- the NUDT1 gene encoding 7,8-dihydro-8-oxoguanine triphosphatase, whose amino-acid sequence MGASRLYTLVLVLQPQRVLLGMKKRGFGAGRWNGFGGKVQEGETIEDAAKRELQEESGLTVDVLHKVGQIVFEFAGDPELMDVHIFRTDSVQGTPEESDEMRPQWFQLDQIPFGDMWPDDRYWFPLLLQKKKFRGYFKFQGHDTIVDHTLREVDAV is encoded by the exons ATGGGCGCCTCGAGGCTCTACACCTTGGTCCTGGTGCTGCAGCCTCAGCGAGTCCTCCTGGGCATGAAGAAACGAGGCTTCGGGGCCGGCCGCTGGAACGGCTTCGGGGGCAAAGTTCAAGAAGGAGAGACCATCGAGGACGCGGCCAAGag GGAGCTGCAGGAAGAGAGCGGCCTGACGGTGGACGTGCTACACAAGGTGGGCCAGATCGTGTTCGAGTTCGCAGGTGACCCCGAGCTGATGGACGTGCACATCTTCCGCACAGACAGCGTCCAGGGGACGCCTGAGGAGAGCGACG AAATGCGCCCCCAGTGGTTCCAGCTGGACCAGATCCCTTTCGGTGACATGTGGCCTGATGACCGTTACTGGTTCCCCCTCCTGCTTCAGAAGAAGAAGTTCCGTGGCTACTTCAAGTTCCAAGGCCACGACACCATCGTGGACCACACGCTCCGCGAGGTGGACGCGGTCTAG
- the SNX8 gene encoding sorting nexin-8 isoform X1, which translates to MTGGAMDPLPAAPVAAAPEAEADEEADPPVADLPAPQVSEPTALDSSRMQMPPGNPLLLSLTLQELLARDAVQVELIPEKKGLFLKHVEYEVSSQRFKSSVYRRYNDFVVFHEMLLQKFPYRMVPALPPKRMLGADREFIEARRRALKRFINLVARHPPFSEDVVLKLFLSFSGPDVQNKLKESAQCVGDEFMNCKLAARAKDFLPADIQTQFAVSRELIRNIYNSFYKLRDRAERMVSRAIDNAADLLVFGKELSALGSDTTPLPSWAALNSSTWGSLKQALKGLSVEFALLADKAAQQGKQEENDVVEKLSLFLDLLQSYKDLCERHEKGVLHKHQRALHKYSLMKRQMMSAAVQNREPESVEQLESRIVEQENVIQTMELRNYFSLYCLHQETQLVHVYLPLTSHILGAFVNSQIQGHKEMSKVWNDLQPKLHCLFAGPHGAPTPPRSPRDGPSPH; encoded by the exons ACTTGCCAGCGCCCCAGGTCAGTGAGCCGACGGCCCTGGACTCCAGTCGGATGCAGATGCCGCCGGGGAACCCGCTGCTGCTGTCGCTCACGCTGCAGGAGCTGCTGGCCCGCGACGCCGTGCAGGTGGAGCTCATCCCTGAGAAGAAGGGCCTCTTCCTGAAGCACGTGGAGTATGAGGTTTCCAGCCAG CGCTTCAAGTCGTCCGTGTACCGACGGTACAATGACTTTGTGGTCTTCCACGAGATGCTGCTGCAGAAGTTCCCGTACCGCATGGTGCCAGCCCTTCCGCCCAAGAGGATGCTGGGAG CCGACAGGGAGTTCATCGAGGCGCGGAGGAGAGCCCTGAAGCGCTTCATCAACCTGGTGGCCCGGCACCCGCCCTTCTCCGAGGACGTCGTGCTCAAGCTCTTCCTGTCCTTCAGCGGCCCC GATGTGCAGAACAAGTTAAAGGAATCCGCTCAGTGTGTGGGAGATGAATTCATGAATTGCAAGCTGGCTGCTCGGGCCAAG GACTTCCTCCCAGCCGACATCCAGACGCAGTTCGCCGTCAGCCGGGAGCTGATTCGAAACATCTACAACAGCTTTTACAAGCTTCGCGATCGGGCCGAGCGCATGGTGTCACGGGCCATCGACAATGCTGCCGACCTGCTCGTGTTCGGGAAGGAGCTCAG tGCTTTAGGGTCTGACACGACCCCGCTCCCCTCCTGGGCCGCTCTGAACAGCAGCACGTGGGGGTCCCTCAAGCAGGCGCTGAAAGGCCTGTCTGTCGAATTTGCACTGCTCGCTGACAAGGCTGCACAGCAG GGCAAACAGGAGGAGAACGACGTGGTGGAGAAGCTGAGCCTCTTCCTGGATTTGCTCCAGTCCTACAAA GACCTGTGCGAGCGGCACGAGAAGGGCGTCCTGCACAAGCACCAGCGGGCGCTGCACAAGTACAGCCTGATGAAGAGGCAGATGATGAGCGCGGCCGTGCAGAACCGCGAGCCCGAGTCCGTGGAGCAGCTGGAGTCCCGCATCGTGGAG CAGGAGAACGTGATCCAGACGATGGAGCTCCGAAACTACTTCTCCCTGTACTGCCTGCACCAGGAGACGCAGCTGGTCCACGTCTACCTGCCGCTCACCTCCCACATCCTCGGCGCCTTCGTCAACTCCCAGATCCAAGGCCACAAGGAG ATGAGTAAGGTGTGGAACGACCTGCAGCCCAAGCTCCACTGCCTCTTCGCTGGACCACACGGTGCCCCGACCCCACCGAGGTCCCCGCGGGACGGCCCATCTCCTCACTAG
- the SNX8 gene encoding sorting nexin-8 isoform X2: protein MVPPHLSNWRVDVDLPAPQVSEPTALDSSRMQMPPGNPLLLSLTLQELLARDAVQVELIPEKKGLFLKHVEYEVSSQRFKSSVYRRYNDFVVFHEMLLQKFPYRMVPALPPKRMLGADREFIEARRRALKRFINLVARHPPFSEDVVLKLFLSFSGPDVQNKLKESAQCVGDEFMNCKLAARAKDFLPADIQTQFAVSRELIRNIYNSFYKLRDRAERMVSRAIDNAADLLVFGKELSALGSDTTPLPSWAALNSSTWGSLKQALKGLSVEFALLADKAAQQGKQEENDVVEKLSLFLDLLQSYKDLCERHEKGVLHKHQRALHKYSLMKRQMMSAAVQNREPESVEQLESRIVEQENVIQTMELRNYFSLYCLHQETQLVHVYLPLTSHILGAFVNSQIQGHKEMSKVWNDLQPKLHCLFAGPHGAPTPPRSPRDGPSPH, encoded by the exons ACTTGCCAGCGCCCCAGGTCAGTGAGCCGACGGCCCTGGACTCCAGTCGGATGCAGATGCCGCCGGGGAACCCGCTGCTGCTGTCGCTCACGCTGCAGGAGCTGCTGGCCCGCGACGCCGTGCAGGTGGAGCTCATCCCTGAGAAGAAGGGCCTCTTCCTGAAGCACGTGGAGTATGAGGTTTCCAGCCAG CGCTTCAAGTCGTCCGTGTACCGACGGTACAATGACTTTGTGGTCTTCCACGAGATGCTGCTGCAGAAGTTCCCGTACCGCATGGTGCCAGCCCTTCCGCCCAAGAGGATGCTGGGAG CCGACAGGGAGTTCATCGAGGCGCGGAGGAGAGCCCTGAAGCGCTTCATCAACCTGGTGGCCCGGCACCCGCCCTTCTCCGAGGACGTCGTGCTCAAGCTCTTCCTGTCCTTCAGCGGCCCC GATGTGCAGAACAAGTTAAAGGAATCCGCTCAGTGTGTGGGAGATGAATTCATGAATTGCAAGCTGGCTGCTCGGGCCAAG GACTTCCTCCCAGCCGACATCCAGACGCAGTTCGCCGTCAGCCGGGAGCTGATTCGAAACATCTACAACAGCTTTTACAAGCTTCGCGATCGGGCCGAGCGCATGGTGTCACGGGCCATCGACAATGCTGCCGACCTGCTCGTGTTCGGGAAGGAGCTCAG tGCTTTAGGGTCTGACACGACCCCGCTCCCCTCCTGGGCCGCTCTGAACAGCAGCACGTGGGGGTCCCTCAAGCAGGCGCTGAAAGGCCTGTCTGTCGAATTTGCACTGCTCGCTGACAAGGCTGCACAGCAG GGCAAACAGGAGGAGAACGACGTGGTGGAGAAGCTGAGCCTCTTCCTGGATTTGCTCCAGTCCTACAAA GACCTGTGCGAGCGGCACGAGAAGGGCGTCCTGCACAAGCACCAGCGGGCGCTGCACAAGTACAGCCTGATGAAGAGGCAGATGATGAGCGCGGCCGTGCAGAACCGCGAGCCCGAGTCCGTGGAGCAGCTGGAGTCCCGCATCGTGGAG CAGGAGAACGTGATCCAGACGATGGAGCTCCGAAACTACTTCTCCCTGTACTGCCTGCACCAGGAGACGCAGCTGGTCCACGTCTACCTGCCGCTCACCTCCCACATCCTCGGCGCCTTCGTCAACTCCCAGATCCAAGGCCACAAGGAG ATGAGTAAGGTGTGGAACGACCTGCAGCCCAAGCTCCACTGCCTCTTCGCTGGACCACACGGTGCCCCGACCCCACCGAGGTCCCCGCGGGACGGCCCATCTCCTCACTAG
- the SNX8 gene encoding sorting nexin-8 isoform X3, with protein MQMPPGNPLLLSLTLQELLARDAVQVELIPEKKGLFLKHVEYEVSSQRFKSSVYRRYNDFVVFHEMLLQKFPYRMVPALPPKRMLGADREFIEARRRALKRFINLVARHPPFSEDVVLKLFLSFSGPDVQNKLKESAQCVGDEFMNCKLAARAKDFLPADIQTQFAVSRELIRNIYNSFYKLRDRAERMVSRAIDNAADLLVFGKELSALGSDTTPLPSWAALNSSTWGSLKQALKGLSVEFALLADKAAQQGKQEENDVVEKLSLFLDLLQSYKDLCERHEKGVLHKHQRALHKYSLMKRQMMSAAVQNREPESVEQLESRIVEQENVIQTMELRNYFSLYCLHQETQLVHVYLPLTSHILGAFVNSQIQGHKEMSKVWNDLQPKLHCLFAGPHGAPTPPRSPRDGPSPH; from the exons ATGCAGATGCCGCCGGGGAACCCGCTGCTGCTGTCGCTCACGCTGCAGGAGCTGCTGGCCCGCGACGCCGTGCAGGTGGAGCTCATCCCTGAGAAGAAGGGCCTCTTCCTGAAGCACGTGGAGTATGAGGTTTCCAGCCAG CGCTTCAAGTCGTCCGTGTACCGACGGTACAATGACTTTGTGGTCTTCCACGAGATGCTGCTGCAGAAGTTCCCGTACCGCATGGTGCCAGCCCTTCCGCCCAAGAGGATGCTGGGAG CCGACAGGGAGTTCATCGAGGCGCGGAGGAGAGCCCTGAAGCGCTTCATCAACCTGGTGGCCCGGCACCCGCCCTTCTCCGAGGACGTCGTGCTCAAGCTCTTCCTGTCCTTCAGCGGCCCC GATGTGCAGAACAAGTTAAAGGAATCCGCTCAGTGTGTGGGAGATGAATTCATGAATTGCAAGCTGGCTGCTCGGGCCAAG GACTTCCTCCCAGCCGACATCCAGACGCAGTTCGCCGTCAGCCGGGAGCTGATTCGAAACATCTACAACAGCTTTTACAAGCTTCGCGATCGGGCCGAGCGCATGGTGTCACGGGCCATCGACAATGCTGCCGACCTGCTCGTGTTCGGGAAGGAGCTCAG tGCTTTAGGGTCTGACACGACCCCGCTCCCCTCCTGGGCCGCTCTGAACAGCAGCACGTGGGGGTCCCTCAAGCAGGCGCTGAAAGGCCTGTCTGTCGAATTTGCACTGCTCGCTGACAAGGCTGCACAGCAG GGCAAACAGGAGGAGAACGACGTGGTGGAGAAGCTGAGCCTCTTCCTGGATTTGCTCCAGTCCTACAAA GACCTGTGCGAGCGGCACGAGAAGGGCGTCCTGCACAAGCACCAGCGGGCGCTGCACAAGTACAGCCTGATGAAGAGGCAGATGATGAGCGCGGCCGTGCAGAACCGCGAGCCCGAGTCCGTGGAGCAGCTGGAGTCCCGCATCGTGGAG CAGGAGAACGTGATCCAGACGATGGAGCTCCGAAACTACTTCTCCCTGTACTGCCTGCACCAGGAGACGCAGCTGGTCCACGTCTACCTGCCGCTCACCTCCCACATCCTCGGCGCCTTCGTCAACTCCCAGATCCAAGGCCACAAGGAG ATGAGTAAGGTGTGGAACGACCTGCAGCCCAAGCTCCACTGCCTCTTCGCTGGACCACACGGTGCCCCGACCCCACCGAGGTCCCCGCGGGACGGCCCATCTCCTCACTAG